From the genome of Halobacteriovorax marinus SJ:
GGTGCTAACCTCTTTAAATATTAAAATTTCTCAATTTTTATAAACTCTGACTATAAATATCCGATAAGTTCTAAGATGAATACCTTGAATAAAATAAATTTCTTATCACTATCGCTTTTACTTACTTTAAGTAGTTGCGGAAGTCATCATGGTAAGAAAGAGCGCTCAATTGCCAGTATTGGAGAAGAGTTCAGCCAAGAGATGAGTGTGCTAGATAGTAACTCTCAAACAATTGCTCTGAGGATCTGTAATGCTCTTCGTTCTAAGAGAAGCTATTGGCACTCAAGTGTAAAAAATAAAAAGGCAACTTTTCAGCTTTCTTCAAACTCTTGTAGCAATGAAAAATTTGATAAAGAGCTAGAGACGACTGTATCTTCTTTAAGACTATCCGATCCAATTGTCTTTGATTCTCTGAGCACAGATTACTACTATAAAGAAGTTGTCACTGATGTGCACGGACCACTAAAGCAAGTTTGTCCTGCTATTTTGGGTGGTGATGCGCCCCTGGCCTTCTATATGGATTCAAATGGGCAGGACCGAATCTATACACAATTCTCTAGAATTGATTCAAGTAGTGACAGATTGATACTGAAATACGCAGAGCTCAATTCTGACGATCAGCAAGAGGTGAGTGGTTATAAATCCTATAAAAGTGTTGCTTACGATATTGTAACTACTAGTAAAGATTCAACTTTTCTTGGATCTGTCTCTGTTATTAGTGAAGTTGAGGCCTGTGAAGAGAGTGGTCGCCAAGAAGAATTCTCGCAAATTCTAAAATCAATTCTTTAATTTACTTACACGCGCTTTACGATAGATTCCTCCTCTGTAATATTCATTAATATTACTAAAGGGAGAGAACATGAAAAAAATCTTAATCATTGCAGGCCTATTACTGACTTCAACTGTTTTTGCAAATTCTAGGGGAGAATATGTCGGAAATATTCTTAGACTAGCATCAAGGATTCAAAATATTGCTCAGGATACTGATCTATCTAATCAAGAGCTTCGTGATGTTCAAAGAGACCTAAGTGATATTGTAAAGAAACTTAATGGTAGAGGTAGCTCTAATAATTGTCTCGAATTTGCTATTGAAGTTTACGAGACAACTTACTCTAGTGCTTCGGCCCTTCGTTACGCAAGAGAAGCATGTAAGAGAATCACTGATATTGAATTAGTTCAATTTGTTTATGAGATCTACGTACAAAGCTACACTCCAAAGTACTCATTTGAGCGCGCCATCGATAAGACAGAAAACCAAAACTTCAGAGGTAAGAGTGAACTCTTAGAGCTCGTTTACAGTGCTTATATCAAGTCTTATACACCAACTTACTCTATTGAAAGATCACTTGATAAAGTTGCAGAAATGCCTAGAAATTCTTTTTCTTGTGTAGAGATCTCTTATAGAACTTACTTAGGTTCATACACTCCAACTTATTCAATAGAGCGTGCTCTAGATGATTGTAAGTAGAAAGTAAAAACGAGAAATTCTTAAATAAAAAAAGGGAGGCTTAGACCTCCCTTTTATTTTATCGAATTGACCAATCTGTGTAGATGGCCTCAAGACGAGGAAGGATGAGTTTTTGATATCTAAAGAATAAATCTTTTCTGCTCTCATCTTTATTGGCGTGTTCACAGAGAACTCTCGCCGTCTCCATGTAGCTTAGCGCCTGACAAAGCGTTTCAGCATGCTCCATTAGCTCTGAGATATTCTCATCGCTGGCCCAAGATTTAGGATTAAATAGTTCTCCAATATCTGGTCTTAAGCACTTCACTAAGAGTTTAACCATATTCTTTTTGAACTTATAGTGAGTAGAGCTAAAGGCCTTCTCTTGAGTACTAGATCCATTTAAAAGCTCTTTGCTTGGATGTTTAAATAGTACATTGCTAAAGAATCTCTTCGGATCTTTCATCGCGTACTTCATAATATCTTTAAGCGCCATGAGGGCCTGAATCTGAGAGGTCCCTTCATAGAGCAGAGGTCCAAAACTATCTCTGTGGTATCTCTCAACTGGATACTCTTCCATGAAGCCATAACCACCTAGGACTTGAATTGCCCTTTGTGAGAGAAGTGTAGCTTGCTCACAAGCATAGTATTTAACGAGTGGAGTTCTCTTTCTTGTCCATAGAGAAGATTCTTTTAGTAGTTCTTCCTCTTCCTTGCTTAGGTCTCCTGACTTCTGCTTCTTTAAGTCTAGTCTTTGGAAAATATCGTAGTGAGAAATTGTATCTACTAGAAGGGCCCTAAGAGCATCTCTCTCAGTAGTAAAGTCCTCTAGGTTTCTCTTCATTAGTGGAAGCTCTGTTAGAGGCTTTCCAAATTGCTCACGCTCACTGGCGTAGCTTATAGCGTATCCAATAGAGCCCTCAATTGTACCTAGGGCCTGCATTCCAACGGCAATGCGAGCTTCGTTCATTAAGTGGAGCATATACTTAAATCCCTTGCCAGCTTCTCCTACAAGTGTGGCCACAGAATTCTCGTAAACAACCTCGGTTGTGAATGAGCCATGCATTCCCATCTTTTCTTCGTTTTTAGCAATGCTATAGTTGAGTCCTTCTTTCTCAGGGATATTCTGCTCGCATAGGAACATTGAAATTCCTGCCAGACCTTCTTTATCTCCCTTGATTCTCGCTAGAACAAAACCTAGACCGCCACCACCATTAGTGATGAATATTTTAGAACCATTTAAGAGGTATTTTCCGTCTTCAGTAGGTGTCGCACTTGTCTTAATCATCCCAAGGTCTGACCCACAACCAGGCTCAGTCAAACACATTGAACCTGAGATCTCGCCACGAGCAATCATTGGAACTAAGCGCTGGGCCGTCTCTTCATCACAGAATCTATGGATCATCTCACCAATAGAAGTGAAGAACGCCATTTGAGTAGAACTGGCCAGACATGCTCTAGAGAGTTGAGCTAAGAGCATTAAAGTAATTGTAGATGGAGCTCCTAGACCGCCTAATTCGGCAGGAAAGGGGAGACCTATGGCATCTAATTCGATGGCCTCTTTGTAGAGTGCGCTTAAGGCTTCTCCAGGAATCGTTCTGCCATCAACAACAGTACCGGCTCCCTCTTTATCAAGTTGCGCTGCCCTTTGTGCAACAGCATTACCTGTCCACTCTCCAGTATTTTGTAAAATTTCTTCGAAAAAACTAATGACTTCTTCTTTTGAATTGAAACCATCTTCTGTAGGGAAGCTTTTGTAGTACAGAGGAATAATCTTGTCCCAATCAATCCCGTTTCTAAAGAGCCATTGCCAGTCGTTTTCATCGCTGTAGTAATTCATATTGTAATCCTTCTATTACGGGGTAAAAGAAAAATTTTACTCTAAAATCTTAAAGTTTCAAGTTATACAAGTCTGGAAAGTATGGCGCTTGGTTTAGAGACTAAACTTAGTTCCCTGATTCTTCATCGTAGTTAAGAATAACGTTATTTATCTTATCTACGCCAAGAACAGCACCCTCAGTATTGCCGGCCCTTTTAGAACCGCTGGAGAGATCAACTTGATTGGCCTCAAGTGATTTTTGAATATTTTCATTTTGATTAATATAAGTATTGGCGAACTCTGGATTGGCCTGAAGGTTATCTTCACTAAAGGCACTATTTTCAACTTCTCGAGAGATAGAAGCAGTGTTTCTTCTTGCATTTTCTTGATCTTCACCAACTTCAAGGAAACCAGCGACAATATTATTGAAATGAATTAGTTGAGCATATTGTTCAGTTTTAGAAGAGAGCTCTTTGTGAATCTTCTCTAATTTTTTAATATCTTTGCTTCCAGCGCTAGTGTCAATCACTCCATTATTAGTCGAGGCAGTCTCTTCCATTCTCTTATTCATACTCTCAATGAGTGCTTCTTTTTCATTTTCGTATCGTGCAATTATCTGCGCTTTTAATTTCTTAATGTCTGTATTGGCTTCAATGGTTTGACCAATTTGATCTTCAGTGTAGCCTTGATCTTTTAAGAAGGATTCTACACCTTTAGTATCATCGCTCTCTTTATCAATTAGATTGGCCTTCTCACTTAGACCTCTAAGTCTTAGGGCATATTCTGATTTAATGCGATCAACTTCTTCACGATTTGTATTTAAGTACTTCTTACAAGACTCCTGGGCATTGGGTGCGAGAATATACTCACCAGTATCAGGATCTTTAGCTATACAGCTCTCAAGTTCCGCCAAGTCTTCATTTACACCTTCAGAGAATTTAGAGTCGTTTACAAAC
Proteins encoded in this window:
- a CDS encoding acyl-CoA dehydrogenase family protein — its product is MNYYSDENDWQWLFRNGIDWDKIIPLYYKSFPTEDGFNSKEEVISFFEEILQNTGEWTGNAVAQRAAQLDKEGAGTVVDGRTIPGEALSALYKEAIELDAIGLPFPAELGGLGAPSTITLMLLAQLSRACLASSTQMAFFTSIGEMIHRFCDEETAQRLVPMIARGEISGSMCLTEPGCGSDLGMIKTSATPTEDGKYLLNGSKIFITNGGGGLGFVLARIKGDKEGLAGISMFLCEQNIPEKEGLNYSIAKNEEKMGMHGSFTTEVVYENSVATLVGEAGKGFKYMLHLMNEARIAVGMQALGTIEGSIGYAISYASEREQFGKPLTELPLMKRNLEDFTTERDALRALLVDTISHYDIFQRLDLKKQKSGDLSKEEEELLKESSLWTRKRTPLVKYYACEQATLLSQRAIQVLGGYGFMEEYPVERYHRDSFGPLLYEGTSQIQALMALKDIMKYAMKDPKRFFSNVLFKHPSKELLNGSSTQEKAFSSTHYKFKKNMVKLLVKCLRPDIGELFNPKSWASDENISELMEHAETLCQALSYMETARVLCEHANKDESRKDLFFRYQKLILPRLEAIYTDWSIR